A stretch of the Pantoea nemavictus genome encodes the following:
- a CDS encoding TetR/AcrR family transcriptional regulator: protein MMRTGRPRQFDRDEAVVKAMHLFWQNGYDSTSLAQLKASIGKGITAPSFYAAFGSKEALFAEAANCYLQTHAQVTEALWDSRLPARQALETALLNSARMQYDPSHPRGCMVALSVMSSCAEENRHVLKPFEASRMRTGAGIKHCVERGISSGELKNDEETLALAVSFNSFMLGISTLARDNVPLVEVERGIAQMMRLWDASRR, encoded by the coding sequence ATGATGAGAACAGGCAGACCAAGACAATTTGACCGGGATGAAGCGGTAGTGAAAGCCATGCACCTCTTTTGGCAAAATGGCTACGATTCAACCTCGCTCGCGCAGCTGAAAGCATCGATAGGCAAGGGGATAACCGCGCCAAGCTTCTATGCCGCGTTTGGATCGAAAGAAGCACTGTTTGCTGAAGCGGCGAACTGTTATCTGCAAACGCATGCCCAGGTAACGGAAGCGTTGTGGGATAGCCGCTTACCCGCCCGGCAGGCGCTGGAGACGGCGCTGCTGAACTCCGCCAGAATGCAGTACGATCCTTCGCATCCGCGCGGATGCATGGTTGCGCTCAGCGTGATGTCATCCTGCGCTGAAGAGAATCGTCACGTGCTGAAACCGTTTGAGGCGTCGCGCATGCGTACCGGTGCAGGCATTAAGCATTGCGTTGAGAGAGGCATCAGCAGTGGAGAGTTGAAAAATGATGAGGAGACGCTGGCACTGGCGGTCAGCTTCAACAGTTTTATGCTGGGCATCTCAACGCTGGCGCGGGATAACGTTCCCCTCGTGGAGGTTGAACGGGGCATCGCGCAAATGATGAGATTGTGGGATGCGTCGCGGCGCTGA
- a CDS encoding metallophosphoesterase, with protein sequence MFHLIFSIPSWYVIARFLFPLAMPLLLKIVLSLLVLLASQYLLVSRFTSGSMFSPEMPRAIVILFNWGFSAVLFLALTQFVIDVVALISLLFRHPFEIVPAIRYVAAAFAFILATVGVYQAIRVPPVKDVTIAIKDLPREFEGYQLLQLTDMHITKLFNEKWTRALVQKAMTLDVDLILVTGDVIDGTLHNRRADVEPLRGLHAPDGVFAITGNHEYFFEQERWTAHLASLGLEPLLNRHTVINRHGAELVIAGMPDTSASRRGAVGPDLDLALAGAPENAPVILLDHQPRNARQNAVKNIDLQLSGHTHGGLIVGFDRLFAKPNAGFVSGLYQVDGMQLYVNNGTALWPGMAVRLGRPSELTRITLQRKE encoded by the coding sequence TAATCGCGCGGTTTTTATTCCCGTTAGCGATGCCGCTGCTATTAAAAATTGTTCTCTCTCTGCTGGTGTTACTGGCTTCACAGTATCTGCTGGTCAGTCGCTTTACCTCCGGCAGCATGTTCTCGCCGGAAATGCCCCGCGCCATCGTCATTCTGTTCAACTGGGGTTTTAGCGCCGTTTTGTTTCTCGCGCTCACCCAGTTTGTGATTGATGTGGTGGCGCTGATCTCGCTGTTATTCCGTCATCCGTTTGAAATCGTGCCGGCGATTCGTTATGTGGCGGCGGCTTTTGCTTTCATCCTTGCCACCGTCGGTGTTTATCAGGCGATACGCGTTCCGCCGGTTAAAGATGTGACGATCGCCATTAAAGATCTTCCCCGTGAGTTCGAAGGCTATCAGTTGCTGCAGCTGACCGATATGCACATCACCAAACTCTTCAATGAGAAGTGGACGCGCGCGCTGGTGCAGAAAGCTATGACGCTGGATGTCGATCTGATTCTGGTGACCGGTGATGTGATTGATGGCACGTTGCACAATCGCCGCGCGGACGTGGAGCCATTGCGCGGTTTACATGCGCCTGATGGTGTTTTTGCCATCACCGGCAACCATGAATATTTCTTCGAGCAGGAGCGCTGGACCGCGCATCTGGCATCGCTGGGGCTGGAACCTTTGCTTAATCGCCATACCGTGATTAACCGCCATGGCGCAGAGCTGGTGATTGCCGGCATGCCGGATACCTCAGCTTCACGTCGTGGGGCCGTGGGGCCGGATTTAGATTTGGCGTTGGCAGGTGCACCGGAAAATGCGCCGGTAATTCTGCTCGATCACCAGCCGCGCAATGCACGGCAAAACGCCGTGAAGAACATCGATCTGCAGCTGTCCGGACATACGCACGGCGGCCTGATTGTGGGCTTTGACCGGCTGTTTGCCAAACCTAACGCGGGTTTTGTCTCGGGGTTGTATCAGGTGGATGGCATGCAACTCTATGTCAACAACGGAACCGCACTTTGGCCGGGCATGGCGGTTCGCTTAGGCCGACCATCGGAGTTAACTCGCATTACCCTGCAGCGTAAAGAGTAA